The window GCACAAAGCTGGCGGCACCACCGACAAGCAGCGAGCTGAGGATCGCTCGCGGCACCCGCTTGGAGGCATTCACCACCTCTTCCGCCACGTCGCCGGCCGATTCGAAGCCGTAGAAGATGTAGACGTGGGCGAGGACCGCGACGAGGGCGGCGCCCAGCCACCAGTTGCCGCCGAAGTCGACCTGAAGGGGGTTGGTCTGGGCGACCTCCGTGCCCTGGGTCGCAAACAGAAAGCTCAGCCCATGGTGGAAACCCACGACGGCGAGCAGGACGGCGATGCCGATAGTCCCCAGGATCTCAACGTAAACGCCGATCTTCGAAATGATGCCAAGGAGATGGACGCCGATGATGTTGAAGAAGGTCTGGATCGCGATCAACACCAGCGTGAAGAGCAGGACCATGTTGGGGTCCACGGGGTTGATGTTGGTGTGGAAGTACTGGTTGATGAGAGGTGCTGCGTAGAACACGATGCCGGTATCGACGGAGGCGACCGTAATGATGAGCGCCCAGCCGTAAATCCAGCCCACCCACCAGCCATAACCGGGACCGACCAGGTTCTTCCCCCACTGGAAGAGAGCACCCGCGATCGGGTAGTGGCTCCCCAACTCGGCGAAGACTAGGGCCACGAGCAACTGGCCGCCGACCACGACCGGCATCAGCCACAGGTAGCGCGGACCGGCGCTGCCGATTCCCAGCACGAACAGTGAATAGATGCCGACCATCGGCGACAGATAGGAGAAGGCGATGGCGAAGTTCTCGAACAGGCTGAGTGCTCGGCTCAGCTCCTGCTTGTAGCCGAACTGCGCCAACCGCGCGGCATCCGCATCGGCCGGCATCCGTTGCTGCGTCGTTCCCGAACTCATCACACCTCTCCCATTTCCGTTCCGTCAGCGATCCGGTGGCCCGGCAACCTCGCCCCAACCAGGGGTGTTTTGGAGGAGAGGAAACCCGATGCGCGAGTCCAGATGCGATATGCCCGCAACCCGGAGTGGGCCCACGAACGTGACGCTACAGTCGAGCGCCTTTGGGAGCTATGGCCACAAG of the bacterium genome contains:
- a CDS encoding amino acid permease — translated: MSSGTTQQRMPADADAARLAQFGYKQELSRALSLFENFAIAFSYLSPMVGIYSLFVLGIGSAGPRYLWLMPVVVGGQLLVALVFAELGSHYPIAGALFQWGKNLVGPGYGWWVGWIYGWALIITVASVDTGIVFYAAPLINQYFHTNINPVDPNMVLLFTLVLIAIQTFFNIIGVHLLGIISKIGVYVEILGTIGIAVLLAVVGFHHGLSFLFATQGTEVAQTNPLQVDFGGNWWLGAALVAVLAHVYIFYGFESAGDVAEEVVNASKRVPRAILSSLLVGGAASFVLVAALILAIPSGSKEFAQAASFAGGVPYIISANISSPGLQAVILVLVCLAFFSCGTAVQGAAARVAFSYARDGALPGSSAIRKVSTRFKTPVNAILLAAVIPTLFALLAHFTPANNIQLGFVTIPANVNALTLLVSFGVSGIYLSFMLIVVGSLVARLRGWVPEGAFRLGRWAYPVTIGGLVYGSVMLLNILLPTGINSPKGVLFNYDWMTLLVMVAIIVIGAAYYLVAAPQTKIGRRARAGVEPVALGKSPGAEEASV